In Luteibacter mycovicinus, a genomic segment contains:
- the egtB gene encoding ergothioneine biosynthesis protein EgtB gives MQAFLEDVTPACARCTPGESLGATYERVRAHTESLVSALGPEDMVVQSMPDASPAKWHLAHTTWFFETFVLGPNVPGYDVFDADFGYLFNSYYEAVGPRHPRPMRGLLTRPTSEHVLAYRHHVDMHMRSFLRTDPGADVEALVRLGFAHEEQHQELLVMDAQHLFAQSPLRPAFDPAWPAPAAGPGGRFHRVTGGPVRIGAVDEPFAFDNEGPSHTVWLEPFEISDRLVTNGQWLAFIALGGYRRPDLWLSDGWAQRQEEDWTAPLYWRREGDVWSHMTPGGWRPLDPDAPVTHVSYYEADAFARWAGARLPTEAEWEHAVRTQGRLEQIDDVAWQWTASAYLPYPGFRAADDAVGEYNGKFMVGQMVLRGGASVTPHGHSRPSYRNFYRPGQRWMFSGVRLARDVHGSPDGERLTFLRDTLAGLSAERKHFSPKYFYDGAGSALFEAICRTPEYYPTRTETALLHAIADDLAGTIPQGAVLLELGSGASEKTRVLLDAAPWISAYVPVDISADALQGAVQSLAANYPALPVHPVAGDFTSGIDVPVAVAGRPLVAFFPGSTIGNFTPAEAIALLRSIRERLGADAHLIVGADQVKDADVLLAAYDDAEGVTAAFNRNVLVRINRELGGDIDPLSFEHRAVWNVALERIEMHLVSREAQQVQVAGQTFAFAAGESIHTENSHKFTPASFARLAEAGGWTVERQWISPDPAFGVFVLRAR, from the coding sequence ATGCAAGCTTTTCTCGAAGACGTCACCCCGGCGTGCGCGCGATGTACGCCGGGGGAGAGTCTCGGCGCGACTTACGAGCGCGTGCGCGCTCACACGGAGTCCCTGGTATCCGCGCTCGGTCCGGAAGATATGGTGGTTCAGTCCATGCCGGACGCCAGCCCGGCCAAGTGGCATCTCGCGCACACCACGTGGTTCTTCGAAACCTTCGTCCTCGGCCCCAACGTTCCGGGCTACGACGTGTTCGACGCGGACTTCGGCTATCTGTTCAATTCCTATTACGAAGCGGTCGGTCCGCGGCATCCCCGACCGATGCGCGGCCTGCTGACACGGCCGACGAGCGAGCACGTGCTGGCGTACCGGCATCATGTCGACATGCATATGCGGTCGTTCCTGCGCACAGACCCGGGTGCCGACGTCGAGGCGCTGGTCCGGCTCGGTTTCGCCCATGAGGAACAGCACCAGGAACTCCTGGTGATGGACGCGCAGCACCTGTTCGCCCAGTCGCCGCTGCGACCGGCTTTCGATCCGGCGTGGCCTGCGCCCGCGGCCGGACCTGGCGGACGCTTTCATCGGGTCACCGGCGGCCCGGTGCGCATCGGTGCCGTGGATGAACCGTTCGCCTTCGACAACGAGGGGCCCAGTCATACCGTGTGGCTGGAGCCGTTCGAAATCTCCGACCGCCTCGTCACCAATGGCCAGTGGCTCGCCTTCATCGCCCTTGGTGGCTACCGTCGCCCGGATCTGTGGTTGTCGGATGGCTGGGCGCAGCGGCAGGAAGAAGACTGGACGGCACCGTTGTACTGGCGGCGCGAGGGCGACGTGTGGTCGCACATGACGCCGGGTGGCTGGCGGCCGTTGGATCCCGATGCACCCGTAACGCACGTCAGTTACTACGAAGCGGACGCCTTCGCGCGCTGGGCGGGTGCGCGATTGCCGACAGAGGCCGAGTGGGAACATGCCGTTCGCACGCAAGGCAGGCTCGAGCAGATCGATGACGTCGCCTGGCAGTGGACGGCCAGCGCCTATCTTCCGTATCCCGGCTTCCGGGCGGCCGACGATGCCGTGGGCGAATACAACGGCAAGTTCATGGTCGGGCAGATGGTCTTGCGCGGTGGTGCGAGCGTTACCCCGCACGGACATTCGCGTCCGTCATACCGCAACTTTTACCGGCCCGGTCAGCGCTGGATGTTCAGCGGCGTTCGTCTCGCCCGCGATGTCCACGGTTCGCCCGACGGCGAACGCCTGACCTTTCTGCGCGATACGCTCGCCGGGCTTTCGGCGGAGCGCAAGCACTTCTCGCCGAAGTATTTCTACGACGGTGCGGGGTCGGCGCTGTTCGAGGCGATCTGCCGCACGCCCGAGTATTACCCGACGCGCACCGAGACCGCGCTGCTGCACGCCATCGCCGACGATCTCGCAGGCACGATTCCGCAAGGCGCGGTCCTGCTGGAACTGGGGAGCGGGGCCAGCGAGAAAACGCGGGTGCTGCTCGATGCCGCGCCGTGGATTTCGGCGTATGTTCCCGTGGATATCAGCGCGGACGCCCTGCAGGGGGCGGTGCAGAGCCTCGCAGCGAACTATCCCGCGCTGCCGGTCCATCCGGTCGCCGGCGATTTCACATCGGGAATCGACGTGCCGGTGGCCGTGGCCGGTCGCCCACTCGTGGCGTTCTTTCCGGGTTCGACCATCGGTAACTTCACCCCGGCTGAAGCGATCGCACTGCTGCGTTCCATACGCGAACGGCTGGGTGCCGACGCGCACCTGATCGTCGGCGCCGATCAGGTGAAAGACGCCGATGTGCTGCTGGCCGCTTATGACGATGCCGAAGGCGTCACGGCGGCGTTCAACCGCAACGTTCTGGTGCGGATCAATCGTGAACTTGGTGGCGATATCGATCCTCTGTCGTTCGAGCACCGTGCCGTCTGGAATGTGGCGCTGGAGCGGATCGAGATGCATCTGGTAAGCCGTGAGGCGCAACAGGTGCAGGTGGCGGGGCAGACCTTCGCCTTCGCCGCGGGCGAGTCGATCCACACCGAGAACTCGCACAAGTTCACACCGGCGTCGTTCGCACGGCTGGCCGAGGCGGGCGGGTGGACAGTCGAGCGGCAGTGGATATCGCCCGATCCCGCCTTCGGCGTGTTCGTCCTGAGGGCCCGCTAG
- a CDS encoding DUF1295 domain-containing protein, giving the protein MSTSHTFLAIWLAAAWMMAAGWAWQWRKNNAGIVDVLWSIGVGGAAVWAALAGSGAGATRAVMAILGGLWGGRLALHLWRRVRGEAEDGRYRALRAHWHGHQGKFFAFFQFQAFLVALFAVPFVAVAANPATHAGWIGVAIAVWLVGVVGESLADRQLAHFRAQPANRGKTCRDGFWRYSRHPNYFFEWLHWFAYVALAVGSPVGWLAWSGPLVMFLFLRFVSGVPYTETQALRSRGDEYRRYQRDTPMFFPWFPSRHSEDT; this is encoded by the coding sequence ATGAGTACGTCACACACCTTCCTCGCCATATGGCTGGCCGCGGCATGGATGATGGCCGCTGGCTGGGCCTGGCAGTGGCGCAAGAACAATGCCGGTATCGTCGACGTTCTCTGGTCGATCGGCGTGGGTGGCGCGGCCGTATGGGCGGCGCTGGCAGGATCGGGCGCGGGAGCGACGCGCGCGGTGATGGCGATCCTGGGTGGATTGTGGGGCGGGCGTCTTGCGCTGCACCTCTGGCGGCGTGTGCGTGGTGAGGCCGAAGACGGGCGTTACCGCGCGCTTCGTGCCCACTGGCACGGACACCAGGGCAAATTCTTCGCGTTTTTTCAGTTTCAGGCATTCCTCGTCGCGCTCTTCGCGGTGCCGTTCGTCGCCGTGGCGGCCAACCCGGCGACCCATGCCGGCTGGATCGGCGTAGCGATCGCGGTCTGGCTCGTCGGCGTTGTGGGTGAGTCGCTGGCCGACCGGCAGCTCGCACATTTCCGTGCGCAGCCGGCGAACCGCGGCAAAACCTGTCGCGACGGATTCTGGCGTTACTCACGCCACCCGAACTATTTCTTCGAATGGCTGCACTGGTTCGCCTATGTCGCACTCGCGGTGGGCTCGCCGGTGGGCTGGCTGGCATGGAGCGGTCCGCTGGTGATGTTCCTGTTTCTGCGCTTCGTCAGCGGGGTGCCGTACACGGAGACCCAGGCGCTGCGTTCGCGTGGCGATGAATACCGGCGATACCAGCGCGATACCCCGATGTTTTTCCCCTGGTTTCCCTCACGGCATAGCGAGGACACATGA
- the pgaB gene encoding poly-beta-1,6-N-acetyl-D-glucosamine N-deacetylase PgaB, which yields MRPLLFLLILLGAALSAAAQPVAAPHPTLIVLAYHDVRDDVGLQADHDPDATSTDHLIAHFDWLRANGYNMVSLSQVVDASNGGKPLPKDAVLLTFDDGLESFYTRVYPLLRAYHYPALQAVVGSWMDMPDGKHMPYNGGDCTRSCFLTWDQVAEMQKSGLVEFGSHTWEMHQGQNGNPQGNQMPMAASIAYDNATKHYETEAEYAARVRKDLSHSADEIAAHTGVRPRAAVWPYGAYTRVGREVAADLGMSVSLSLGDSVPTLIPGKTIPRLLVSGNVTANRLGWLMRHQARVDATRAVQVDLDYIYDPDPAQQDRNLSKLLDRIKRMHPSQVWLQAYADPDGDGVADAVYFPNRHLPVRADLFSRVSWQLRTRAGVRVYAWMPVLAFRFPDGKDLPSLAGEPKPGGDHFRLAPYDPRVRRMIGDVYEDLAMHADEAGILFSDDAYIRDTDNLGPWAKNTPAQNTQALIDFTKELTERMRRWRPQVLTARNLYARPVLQPQAEAWMAQSLPAFVAAYDMTAIMAMPQLDQQSDRLGWYRKLTAQVAAVPGAMERTLFEFATMNWRTKKPIPDLDLAARMRAVQAQGARHIGYYPDDFLHNHPDLETIRPFISASDYPYPAPAR from the coding sequence ATGCGTCCGCTGTTGTTTCTGCTGATCCTGCTCGGAGCGGCCCTGTCCGCCGCCGCGCAGCCGGTCGCCGCCCCGCACCCCACCCTCATCGTCCTGGCCTACCACGACGTGCGCGACGACGTCGGCCTTCAGGCCGATCACGATCCGGATGCGACCAGCACCGATCACCTCATCGCTCATTTCGACTGGCTGCGCGCCAACGGCTACAACATGGTCAGCCTGTCGCAGGTCGTGGACGCCAGCAACGGCGGCAAGCCCTTGCCGAAGGACGCCGTACTCCTGACCTTCGACGATGGCCTCGAGAGCTTCTACACCCGCGTGTATCCGCTCCTGCGCGCCTATCACTACCCCGCGCTGCAGGCGGTCGTCGGCTCGTGGATGGACATGCCCGACGGCAAGCACATGCCGTACAACGGCGGTGACTGCACGCGTTCGTGTTTCCTCACGTGGGATCAGGTCGCCGAGATGCAGAAGTCCGGCCTCGTCGAGTTCGGCTCGCATACGTGGGAGATGCATCAGGGGCAGAACGGCAACCCGCAGGGCAACCAGATGCCCATGGCCGCCTCGATCGCTTACGACAACGCCACGAAGCACTACGAGACCGAAGCCGAATACGCCGCGCGCGTCCGTAAGGATCTTTCACACAGCGCGGATGAGATCGCCGCGCACACCGGCGTGCGCCCGCGCGCGGCGGTGTGGCCTTACGGTGCCTACACCCGCGTGGGTCGCGAAGTCGCCGCCGACCTCGGGATGAGCGTGTCACTGAGCCTGGGCGACAGCGTCCCCACGCTGATCCCGGGCAAGACGATCCCGCGACTGCTGGTCAGCGGCAACGTCACCGCCAACCGCCTCGGCTGGCTGATGCGCCATCAGGCCCGTGTCGACGCCACGCGCGCCGTACAGGTCGACCTCGACTACATCTACGACCCCGATCCGGCGCAGCAGGACCGCAACCTGTCGAAGCTGCTCGACCGGATCAAGCGGATGCACCCCAGCCAGGTCTGGTTGCAGGCATACGCGGACCCGGACGGTGACGGCGTGGCCGATGCCGTCTATTTCCCCAACCGTCACCTGCCGGTGCGGGCGGACCTGTTCTCGCGCGTTTCATGGCAGCTGCGTACCCGCGCCGGCGTGCGTGTCTACGCGTGGATGCCCGTGCTGGCTTTCCGGTTCCCGGACGGCAAGGATCTGCCTTCCCTCGCGGGCGAGCCCAAGCCCGGTGGCGATCATTTCCGCCTCGCGCCGTATGACCCACGCGTGCGCAGGATGATCGGCGATGTGTACGAAGACCTCGCGATGCATGCCGACGAGGCGGGCATCCTGTTCTCCGACGACGCGTACATCCGCGATACCGACAACCTCGGCCCGTGGGCGAAGAACACGCCTGCCCAGAACACGCAGGCGCTCATCGATTTCACGAAGGAACTGACCGAGCGCATGCGCCGCTGGCGTCCGCAGGTACTGACAGCGCGCAATCTCTACGCGCGCCCGGTGCTGCAGCCGCAGGCGGAGGCCTGGATGGCGCAGAGCCTGCCCGCATTCGTCGCCGCCTATGACATGACCGCGATCATGGCGATGCCGCAGCTGGATCAGCAATCGGACCGCCTGGGCTGGTATCGCAAGCTGACCGCACAAGTCGCCGCCGTGCCGGGAGCCATGGAGCGGACACTGTTCGAATTCGCCACGATGAACTGGCGCACGAAGAAGCCGATCCCCGATCTCGACCTTGCCGCGCGCATGCGCGCGGTCCAGGCGCAGGGCGCGCGTCACATCGGTTATTACCCCGACGATTTCCTGCACAACCATCCCGACCTGGAGACGATCCGTCCGTTCATCTCCGCCTCCGACTATCCTTATCCGGCGCCGGCACGATGA
- a CDS encoding DUF427 domain-containing protein, with protein MSSRPVRIPGPDHPITVTPAGGRVVVRDGDRVIVDTRDALVLQEASYAPVFYLPRKDADMQALSRTAHHSWCPYKGEASYYSLPGDSERAVNAIWTYEQPHDAVASIDGHLAFYADRVTIEHTPD; from the coding sequence ATGTCCTCACGTCCCGTCAGGATCCCCGGCCCCGATCATCCCATCACCGTGACCCCGGCCGGCGGTCGCGTCGTCGTCCGCGACGGCGACCGCGTCATCGTCGACACCCGCGACGCGCTGGTCCTTCAGGAGGCCAGCTACGCGCCGGTCTTTTATCTGCCACGCAAGGATGCCGATATGCAGGCTCTGAGCCGTACGGCCCATCACTCCTGGTGCCCGTACAAGGGCGAGGCGTCGTATTACAGCCTGCCCGGCGACAGCGAGCGGGCGGTCAACGCCATATGGACCTACGAGCAACCCCATGACGCGGTCGCGTCGATCGACGGCCACCTCGCGTTCTACGCGGACCGCGTCACCATCGAGCACACGCCCGACTGA
- a CDS encoding SAM-dependent methyltransferase: MNTTADSTRYTREDQAASGLLGLAERGTLPDALIRAGIRRLCAKRLAEEGEGGLTTVAARYQSRIDALRQSAVAVHTDAANGQHYELPARFFELCLGPRLKYSGCLYPTGAETLAQAEDAMLDVYGRRAELADGQTILELGCGWGSLTLWMARRFPNARITAVSNSQGQRRHIEARCVELGLDNVRVITADVNALELPAGGFDRCVSVEMFEHMRNYETLLSRIGTWLRPGGKLFVHIFAHRQFMYPFETDGKDDWMGRHFFTGGLMPASDSLLWFQQDLKIEDRWHVDGSHYERTANHWLANQDAARDEVMAVLREAYGDAAGLWFQRWRIFWMSCAELFGYANGQEWLVAHYRFARS; the protein is encoded by the coding sequence ATGAACACGACGGCCGATTCCACCCGTTACACCCGTGAGGATCAGGCGGCGTCCGGACTGCTCGGGCTCGCCGAGCGCGGTACGCTGCCCGACGCGCTGATTCGCGCGGGCATCCGGCGACTCTGCGCGAAACGCCTGGCGGAGGAAGGCGAGGGCGGCCTGACCACGGTGGCCGCCCGCTATCAGTCGCGCATCGATGCACTCAGGCAGAGTGCGGTTGCCGTCCATACGGACGCCGCCAACGGCCAGCATTACGAGCTCCCGGCACGCTTCTTCGAGCTGTGCCTTGGTCCGCGCCTGAAGTATTCCGGCTGTCTGTATCCCACCGGTGCGGAGACGCTCGCGCAGGCCGAGGATGCGATGCTCGACGTCTACGGCCGACGTGCGGAGCTGGCGGACGGGCAGACCATTCTCGAGCTCGGCTGTGGCTGGGGTTCGCTGACGCTGTGGATGGCGCGCCGCTTCCCCAATGCGCGGATCACCGCCGTATCCAATTCGCAGGGGCAGCGTCGGCACATCGAGGCGCGATGCGTCGAGCTGGGGCTGGACAACGTCCGGGTGATCACGGCGGACGTCAACGCGCTGGAGCTCCCTGCGGGCGGGTTCGACCGCTGCGTGTCGGTCGAAATGTTCGAACACATGCGCAACTACGAGACCCTGCTGTCGCGCATCGGCACCTGGCTCCGGCCCGGTGGCAAGCTCTTCGTGCATATCTTCGCCCATCGCCAGTTCATGTACCCCTTCGAGACGGACGGGAAGGACGACTGGATGGGGCGGCACTTCTTCACCGGCGGCCTCATGCCGGCTTCCGACAGCCTGCTCTGGTTCCAGCAGGACCTGAAGATCGAGGATCGCTGGCACGTGGACGGAAGCCATTACGAGCGCACGGCCAATCACTGGCTGGCCAACCAGGACGCCGCCCGCGACGAGGTCATGGCGGTGCTGCGTGAAGCTTACGGGGACGCCGCGGGACTGTGGTTCCAGCGCTGGCGCATATTCTGGATGTCCTGCGCCGAGCTTTTCGGGTATGCGAACGGACAGGAGTGGCTCGTCGCGCACTACCGGTTCGCGCGGTCGTAA
- the pgaC gene encoding poly-beta-1,6-N-acetyl-D-glucosamine synthase, translated as MNGGVLHALLEFAFFYPLVMSLIWMSGGVIYFLRWERNEPIRVRPPDLAEYPMVTLIVPCHNEGEQVRETIAHLASQQYPNFEIIAVNDGSTDDTGAQLDQLLDQYPKLRVIHMASNQGKAMGLRAAALASNADFFVCVDGDALLDDYATHWLVSHMLDSPRVAAVTGNPRIRNRSTLLGKLQVGEFSSIIGLIKRAQRVYGRIFTVSGVIAAFRKSALHDVGYWNTDMVTEDIDISWRLQMRHWEIRYEPNALCWILMPETVRGLWKQRLRWAQGGSEVLLRYTGKLMRWRQRRMWPVALEYVMSLVWSYTMAVIVTLWALGKFVELPREYYVDTLLPHWHGVVLGIICLLQFLISLLVDRRYETRIGRNYYWMIWYPLVYWLLNTATSIVAMPKALMKPKGKRAVWVSPDRGLR; from the coding sequence ATGAACGGCGGCGTTCTGCATGCCCTGCTCGAATTCGCGTTCTTTTATCCGCTGGTGATGTCGCTCATCTGGATGAGCGGCGGCGTCATCTATTTCCTGCGCTGGGAACGCAACGAGCCGATACGGGTCAGGCCGCCGGACCTGGCCGAATACCCGATGGTCACCCTCATCGTGCCATGCCACAACGAGGGCGAGCAGGTGCGCGAAACGATCGCGCACCTGGCGTCGCAGCAGTACCCCAACTTCGAGATCATCGCGGTCAACGACGGCTCGACCGACGACACCGGAGCACAGCTCGACCAACTGCTGGACCAGTACCCGAAGCTGCGCGTCATCCACATGGCCAGCAACCAGGGCAAGGCGATGGGTCTGCGCGCCGCCGCACTCGCTTCCAACGCCGACTTCTTCGTCTGCGTGGACGGCGACGCGCTGCTCGATGACTACGCCACGCACTGGCTGGTCTCGCACATGCTGGACAGTCCTCGGGTCGCCGCGGTCACCGGCAATCCGCGCATCCGCAATCGTTCCACGCTGCTGGGCAAGCTGCAGGTGGGCGAGTTCTCCTCGATCATCGGACTGATCAAGCGGGCGCAACGGGTGTACGGCCGTATCTTCACGGTGTCCGGCGTGATCGCCGCGTTTCGCAAGAGCGCGCTGCACGACGTCGGTTACTGGAATACCGACATGGTGACCGAAGACATCGACATCAGCTGGCGCCTCCAGATGCGTCACTGGGAAATCCGCTACGAACCCAATGCGCTGTGCTGGATTCTCATGCCCGAAACCGTGCGCGGCCTGTGGAAGCAGCGCCTGCGCTGGGCACAGGGTGGCTCCGAAGTCCTGCTTCGCTACACCGGCAAGCTGATGCGCTGGCGGCAACGTCGCATGTGGCCGGTGGCGCTCGAGTATGTGATGAGCCTGGTCTGGTCGTACACCATGGCCGTCATCGTCACGCTGTGGGCGCTCGGCAAGTTCGTCGAGCTGCCCCGCGAGTACTACGTCGACACTCTGCTGCCGCACTGGCACGGCGTCGTGCTCGGGATCATCTGCCTGCTGCAGTTCCTGATCAGTCTGCTGGTCGACCGCCGCTACGAAACCCGCATCGGCCGCAACTATTACTGGATGATCTGGTACCCGCTGGTGTACTGGCTGCTCAACACGGCGACCTCGATCGTCGCGATGCCCAAGGCGCTGATGAAGCCCAAGGGCAAGCGTGCGGTATGGGTCAGCCCGGACCGGGGACTGCGATGA
- the pgaD gene encoding poly-beta-1,6-N-acetyl-D-glucosamine biosynthesis protein PgaD: MKAEAIVIQRPERQSRVQKAVFGTVTVVAWVAWAFLWMPLITFAAWVFGARSAWVQFYVENRIGDGGDIDVIFLVALLCALVFTSWSGYNHARFAGRQKRRGNKPFTVEETAREIGASTDDALRIQAHRRAVVSVSDEGYMTVQDVR; encoded by the coding sequence ATGAAAGCCGAAGCGATCGTTATCCAGCGACCGGAGCGTCAGTCGCGCGTCCAGAAGGCCGTCTTCGGCACGGTCACCGTCGTCGCCTGGGTGGCCTGGGCGTTTCTGTGGATGCCGCTGATCACCTTCGCCGCCTGGGTCTTCGGGGCCCGCTCCGCGTGGGTGCAGTTCTATGTCGAGAACCGCATCGGCGATGGCGGCGACATCGACGTGATCTTCCTCGTCGCTCTGCTCTGCGCGCTCGTTTTCACGTCGTGGTCGGGCTATAACCACGCGCGCTTCGCCGGCAGGCAGAAACGCCGTGGCAACAAGCCGTTTACCGTGGAAGAAACCGCGAGGGAGATCGGCGCCAGCACCGACGACGCCCTGCGCATTCAGGCCCATCGCCGGGCCGTGGTGAGCGTCTCCGACGAGGGCTACATGACCGTGCAGGACGTGCGCTAG
- a CDS encoding SAM-dependent methyltransferase, translated as MNRIARTEEFVPDSRSHRFLRRMLLARMEGLRHGRLTIRDALGGTTFGEFVEGAPDVRIDVNDLAFYKAVAANGSVGAGEAFMEGLWTCDDLVGLIRLLVRNRDRLDGMETGLARVGGIAMKAWHALRENTRVGSRRNIAAHYDLGNDFFRLFLSSDLMYSSALWESEDDTLEVASTRKLNRICQWLDLRPGDSVLEIGTGWGGFAVHAARYFGCHVTTTTISREQFALASERVAEAGLEDRVTLLLEDYRDLRGTYDKVVSIEMIEAIGAKYQETYFAKIRSVLRPGGRALIQAITIEDYRYAQALRSVDFIKRHIFPGSFIPSVQGMLAAKTRATDLALVRFEDFGQSYARTLHAWRERFMASLVEVRGQGFDQRFIRMWEFYLAYCEGGFIERSIGVAHLLFEKPRLS; from the coding sequence ATGAATCGCATCGCTCGCACGGAAGAATTCGTCCCCGATTCGCGTAGCCACCGCTTCCTGCGGCGGATGTTGCTGGCGCGCATGGAGGGACTCCGGCATGGCCGCCTGACGATCCGCGATGCGCTGGGAGGCACCACGTTCGGTGAGTTCGTCGAGGGTGCGCCCGATGTCAGGATCGACGTGAACGATCTGGCGTTCTACAAGGCCGTGGCCGCCAACGGCAGCGTCGGTGCGGGCGAGGCGTTCATGGAGGGTCTCTGGACCTGCGACGACCTGGTCGGCCTGATCCGGCTGCTGGTCCGTAACCGCGACCGCCTCGACGGCATGGAGACCGGCCTGGCGCGCGTGGGCGGTATCGCCATGAAGGCATGGCATGCGTTGCGCGAAAACACCCGCGTGGGCAGTCGTCGAAACATCGCCGCGCATTACGATCTCGGCAACGATTTCTTCCGGTTGTTCCTCTCGTCAGACCTGATGTATTCCTCGGCGCTCTGGGAGAGTGAGGACGATACGCTGGAGGTCGCTTCCACGCGCAAACTCAATCGCATCTGCCAGTGGCTCGACCTCAGGCCCGGCGACAGCGTTCTCGAGATCGGTACGGGCTGGGGCGGCTTCGCCGTGCACGCGGCGCGCTATTTCGGTTGCCACGTGACCACCACCACGATCTCGCGTGAGCAGTTCGCGCTGGCGAGCGAGCGCGTCGCCGAAGCCGGGCTCGAAGATCGTGTGACGCTGCTGCTGGAGGACTACCGGGATCTTCGTGGCACCTACGACAAGGTCGTGTCCATCGAGATGATCGAGGCGATCGGCGCAAAGTACCAGGAGACCTATTTCGCCAAGATCCGTAGCGTGTTGCGGCCCGGTGGTCGCGCGCTGATCCAGGCGATCACCATCGAAGACTATCGCTACGCACAGGCGCTTCGCTCGGTGGATTTCATCAAACGCCATATTTTCCCCGGCAGTTTCATACCGTCAGTGCAGGGCATGCTGGCGGCCAAGACCCGGGCGACCGATCTGGCGCTGGTTCGCTTCGAAGACTTCGGCCAGTCCTATGCGCGGACCTTGCATGCGTGGCGCGAGCGCTTCATGGCCAGTCTGGTCGAAGTGCGCGGCCAGGGGTTCGATCAGCGGTTCATCCGTATGTGGGAGTTTTATCTCGCGTACTGCGAAGGCGGTTTCATCGAGCGGTCGATCGGTGTGGCGCACCTTCTCTTCGAAAAGCCGCGCCTGTCATGA